A genomic segment from Bacillus cereus G9842 encodes:
- a CDS encoding CvfB family protein, with the protein MYLQIGSIEQVTVLRETEIGYMVGNEEEEIFLHKNEVAGEIEEGDTIDVFLYLDHQNRISATMKEPIITTYDWNWVKVVEVIPSLGVFVDIGVSKDILIPADEFPIYMPVWPEVGDELYCTLKLTNRDRLIALPARDSDMQEIIVDATPSMRNKNVNGRVYRSLQVGSFVLTDEHFRAFLHHTERKEQVRIGERVTGRIIDVKDDGTINISLLPRKEEGMEDDAAVIYAYMEERGGAMPFWDKSHPEDIKERFNMSKAAFKRALGKLMKEEKVYQEEGWTYFKK; encoded by the coding sequence ATGTATTTGCAAATAGGATCGATTGAACAGGTAACTGTTTTACGCGAAACGGAAATTGGATATATGGTTGGGAATGAAGAAGAAGAAATTTTCCTACATAAAAACGAAGTAGCTGGAGAAATTGAAGAAGGCGATACGATTGATGTATTCTTATACCTTGATCACCAAAATCGTATTTCAGCAACAATGAAGGAGCCAATTATTACAACGTATGATTGGAACTGGGTAAAGGTTGTAGAAGTCATTCCTAGTTTAGGTGTGTTTGTTGATATTGGTGTATCAAAAGATATACTAATTCCAGCTGATGAGTTCCCGATTTATATGCCGGTATGGCCAGAAGTAGGCGACGAATTATATTGTACGTTAAAATTAACGAATCGTGATCGTTTAATTGCTCTTCCGGCAAGAGACAGTGATATGCAAGAAATTATCGTAGATGCAACGCCATCTATGCGTAATAAAAACGTAAATGGACGTGTATATCGTTCTCTTCAAGTTGGTTCATTCGTACTAACTGATGAGCATTTCCGTGCTTTCTTACACCATACAGAAAGAAAAGAACAAGTCCGCATCGGGGAGCGTGTAACGGGCCGTATTATTGACGTGAAAGATGATGGTACAATTAACATTTCACTTCTTCCTCGTAAAGAAGAAGGAATGGAAGACGATGCGGCAGTAATTTATGCATATATGGAAGAGCGAGGCGGAGCAATGCCGTTTTGGGATAAGAGCCATCCAGAAGATATTAAAGAACGCTTTAACATGAGTAAAGCTGCATTTAAGCGCGCACTTGGTAAGTTGATGAAAGAAGAAAAAGTTTACCAAGAAGAAGGTTGGACTTACTTTAAGAAATAA
- the prsA gene encoding peptidylprolyl isomerase PrsA has protein sequence MRGKQIFIITALISILMLSACGQKNESATVATATDSTVTKDDFEKQLKDRYGKDMLYEMMAQDVITKKYKVSDEEVNKEVEKVKKQYGDQFKKVLENNGLKDEEDFKNQIKFKLAMNEAIKKSITEKDVKDHYKPEIKASHILVSDENEAKEIKSKLDAGASFEELAKQESQDLLSKDKGGDLGYFNSGTMAPEFETAAYKLNVGQISNPVKSSNGYHVIKLTDKKDLKPYDEVKNSIRKNLEEERTADPVFSKKLLQEELKKANIKINDSDLKDTFTLVSPQGN, from the coding sequence ATGAGAGGGAAACAAATTTTCATTATTACTGCACTAATAAGTATATTGATGCTATCTGCTTGCGGACAAAAAAACGAATCAGCTACAGTCGCCACAGCAACAGACTCAACCGTTACGAAGGACGACTTCGAAAAACAGTTGAAAGATCGTTACGGAAAAGACATGCTATACGAAATGATGGCACAAGACGTCATCACAAAAAAATATAAAGTATCTGATGAAGAGGTAAATAAAGAAGTAGAAAAAGTAAAAAAACAATATGGAGATCAATTCAAAAAAGTATTAGAAAATAATGGTTTAAAAGATGAAGAGGATTTCAAAAATCAAATTAAGTTCAAACTTGCTATGAATGAAGCGATTAAGAAAAGCATTACAGAGAAAGACGTAAAAGACCACTATAAGCCAGAAATTAAAGCGAGTCACATTTTAGTAAGTGACGAAAATGAAGCGAAAGAAATAAAGAGTAAACTAGATGCTGGTGCTTCATTTGAAGAATTAGCAAAACAAGAATCACAAGATCTACTATCAAAAGATAAAGGCGGAGACCTTGGATACTTCAATTCAGGTACAATGGCTCCTGAATTTGAAACGGCTGCCTACAAACTAAATGTTGGACAAATTAGCAATCCCGTAAAATCATCAAACGGTTATCACGTTATTAAATTAACTGATAAAAAAGATTTAAAACCTTACGATGAGGTAAAAAACTCTATTCGCAAAAACTTAGAGGAAGAACGTACTGCTGATCCTGTATTCAGCAAAAAATTGTTACAAGAGGAATTAAAAAAGGCAAATATTAAAATAAATGATAGTGATTTGAAAGATACATTTACTCTTGTTTCTCCACAAGGAAATTAA
- a CDS encoding DUF3941 domain-containing protein — MPHTSDNDKKARDNNAKRTQKNEQEQKNIEQGKRAYSKKTDHL; from the coding sequence ATGCCACATACGAGTGATAACGACAAAAAAGCACGCGATAATAACGCAAAACGCACACAAAAAAATGAGCAAGAGCAAAAAAATATAGAGCAAGGTAAACGTGCATACTCTAAAAAGACCGATCACCTTTGA
- a CDS encoding YitT family protein, with protein MDLKLNYTELIKKLIVVIIAGLLNAIGMNLFLTPAKVYASGFAGLSQLLSQILGDFLSIHISTGVLFSLFNIPVVILAWKKVGKAFTFFSFLCVIFMTLFLEIIPVRAVSNDIILNAIFGGIISAIGVGIALKWGASTGGLDIIAMILSKIKDKPVGTYFFFFNAIIIIAAGYVYGWEKALYTLVTLYVSTRIIDAIHTRHVKITALIVTKNGADVRKAIHSRLVRGITTIPATGAYTNENKEMLMMVITRYELYELERIIKQVDPGAFTNILQTVGVFGLFRKD; from the coding sequence ATGGATTTGAAGTTGAATTATACTGAACTTATAAAGAAGTTAATCGTTGTAATCATCGCAGGTTTATTAAACGCGATTGGGATGAATTTATTTTTAACACCAGCAAAAGTGTATGCGAGCGGCTTTGCTGGATTGTCTCAATTATTATCACAAATATTAGGTGATTTTTTATCGATTCACATATCTACGGGAGTATTGTTTAGCTTATTTAATATTCCTGTCGTTATTTTAGCGTGGAAAAAGGTTGGAAAGGCCTTCACCTTTTTTAGTTTTCTTTGTGTTATATTTATGACTCTGTTTCTAGAAATCATCCCTGTTAGAGCGGTTTCGAATGATATTATATTAAATGCGATTTTTGGCGGGATTATTTCGGCAATTGGAGTAGGGATTGCTTTAAAGTGGGGTGCTTCTACAGGTGGATTAGATATTATCGCCATGATTTTATCAAAAATAAAAGATAAGCCTGTCGGTACATACTTTTTCTTTTTTAATGCAATTATCATTATCGCTGCTGGCTATGTATATGGATGGGAAAAAGCGTTATATACGTTAGTGACTTTATATGTATCAACGAGAATTATTGATGCAATTCATACTCGTCATGTAAAGATTACAGCATTAATTGTTACGAAGAATGGGGCGGACGTAAGAAAGGCGATTCACTCGCGATTAGTAAGAGGAATTACAACGATACCAGCAACAGGTGCTTATACGAATGAAAATAAAGAAATGTTAATGATGGTTATTACCCGTTACGAGTTATACGAATTGGAGAGGATTATTAAACAAGTGGACCCAGGTGCATTTACAAATATACTGCAAACAGTTGGGGTGTTCGGATTGTTTCGGAAAGATTAA
- a CDS encoding DUF3813 domain-containing protein, whose protein sequence is MGNLLFQQARDAVENAVSCSSGTEQQDLVYRAKNALQSAYANSSTAEKVQLREMQEQLQNITNVH, encoded by the coding sequence ATGGGGAACTTACTATTCCAACAAGCTAGAGATGCTGTTGAAAATGCCGTATCTTGTTCAAGCGGTACTGAGCAACAAGATCTCGTATATAGAGCAAAAAATGCTTTGCAATCCGCTTACGCAAACTCTTCAACTGCTGAAAAAGTTCAGCTCCGTGAAATGCAAGAGCAATTGCAAAACATTACGAATGTACATTAA
- a CDS encoding Cof-type HAD-IIB family hydrolase → MNKQHLIALDLDGTLLTDNKIISTRTKHTIAKAKEQGHVVVISTGRPFRASYDYYKELGLNTPIVNFNGAYVHHPLDSNWGIHHSPLELATAQEIVRACFDFGVKNIYAEVMDDVYVREIDEDKKHIFEFGSPKIFTGDLLNILNDHPTCLLIDAHDEHSTAIRQHLTDMHAEVIDHRKWGAPWPIIEIVKSGLNKAVGLQKISSHYNIPQERIIAFGDEDNDFEMIEFAGHGIAMGNAIPELKSLANHTTLTNEEDGIALYLEEVLGL, encoded by the coding sequence ATGAACAAACAACATTTAATCGCATTAGACTTAGACGGCACTTTATTAACAGACAACAAAATAATTTCCACTCGAACGAAACATACAATTGCAAAAGCAAAGGAACAAGGACACGTTGTCGTTATTTCAACAGGACGTCCATTCCGCGCTAGTTATGATTACTATAAAGAACTAGGTCTGAATACACCTATCGTAAACTTTAACGGTGCGTACGTGCACCATCCTCTTGATTCAAACTGGGGTATACATCACTCTCCTCTTGAGCTAGCAACAGCGCAAGAAATTGTACGAGCTTGTTTTGATTTCGGCGTAAAAAATATATACGCTGAAGTTATGGATGATGTGTATGTTCGTGAAATTGATGAAGATAAAAAACACATTTTCGAATTCGGTTCTCCTAAGATTTTTACAGGAGACTTATTAAATATTTTAAATGACCATCCAACTTGCTTATTAATTGACGCACATGACGAGCATTCTACTGCAATTCGTCAACATTTAACTGATATGCATGCGGAAGTAATCGACCATAGAAAATGGGGTGCACCTTGGCCGATTATTGAAATTGTAAAAAGCGGATTAAATAAAGCGGTCGGATTACAAAAAATTTCTAGTCATTACAACATTCCACAAGAGCGAATTATCGCTTTCGGTGACGAAGATAATGATTTTGAAATGATTGAATTTGCTGGTCACGGCATCGCAATGGGTAATGCCATCCCTGAATTAAAATCACTCGCAAACCATACTACGTTAACGAACGAAGAAGATGGTATTGCTTTATATTTAGAAGAGGTTCTTGGGTTGTAA
- a CDS encoding YjzC family protein, with protein sequence MGQNRRFRSGQKAPNDGIYVEIGETGSMVKNPQMVQLTAGEKFPDNTNHNRQWTYKRKP encoded by the coding sequence ATGGGACAAAATCGCAGGTTTCGTTCTGGACAAAAAGCGCCAAATGATGGCATTTACGTAGAAATTGGTGAAACGGGAAGTATGGTAAAAAATCCGCAAATGGTACAATTAACTGCCGGTGAAAAGTTTCCAGATAACACGAATCATAACCGCCAGTGGACATATAAAAGAAAACCGTAA
- the clpB gene encoding ATP-dependent chaperone ClpB produces MDLNQMTTKTQEAIMSAQSLAVSHHHQEVDTVHLLFTLLEEQDGLAVRIFQKMNVDIEALKQGAESLIKKKPSVTGSGAEVGKLYITGALQQLFVRAGKEAEKLQDDYISVEHVLLAFSEEKGDINQLFTRFHITKDNLLQSLMTVRGNQRVTSQNPEATYEALEKYGRDLVAEVRAGKIDPVIGRDSEIRRVIRILSRKTKNNPVLIGEPGVGKTAIVEGLAQRIVKKDVPEGLKDRTIFALDMSALVAGAKFRGEFEERLQAVLNEIKKSEGRILLFIDELHTIVGAGKTEGAMDAGNMLKPMLARGELHCIGATTLDEYRKYIEKDPALERRFQQVLAEEPTVEDTISILRGLKERFEIYHGVNIHDRAIVAASVLSDRYISDRFLPDKAIDLVDEACATIRTEIDSMPTELDEVTRRIMQLEIEEAALGKETDRGSQERLKTLQRELSDLKEVASGMRAKWEKEKEDIHKVRDLREHLERLRRELEEAEGNYDLNKAAELRHGKIPAIEKELKEAEEMGAHNKQENRLLREEVSEEEIADIVSRWTGIPVAKLVEGEREKLLRLEQILSERVIGQEEAVSLVSDAVLRARAGIKDPNRPIGSFIFLGPTGVGKTELAKTLAQSLFDSEEQMIRIDMSEYMEKHAVSRLIGAPPGYVGYEEGGQLTEAVRRKPYSVILLDEIEKAHPEVFNILLQMLDDGRITDSQGRTVDFKNTVIIMTSNIGSAHLLDGLEEDGSIKEESRDLVMGQLRGHFRPEFLNRVDEIILFKPLTTNEIKGIVDKIVKELQGRLADRHITVELTDAAKEFVVEAGFDPMYGARPLKRYVQRQVETKLARELIAGTITDNSHVVVDVENNELVVHVK; encoded by the coding sequence ATGGACTTAAATCAAATGACAACAAAAACACAAGAGGCGATTATGAGTGCCCAATCTTTAGCGGTATCTCATCATCATCAAGAAGTAGATACTGTTCATCTCTTGTTTACATTATTAGAAGAGCAAGATGGGTTAGCAGTGCGTATTTTTCAAAAAATGAATGTCGATATAGAAGCGTTAAAGCAAGGCGCCGAAAGTTTAATTAAGAAAAAGCCTTCTGTAACGGGAAGCGGTGCAGAAGTAGGCAAATTATATATAACAGGTGCTCTGCAACAACTATTTGTAAGAGCAGGAAAAGAAGCAGAGAAATTGCAAGATGACTACATTTCAGTGGAACATGTATTGCTTGCTTTTTCTGAAGAAAAAGGCGATATCAATCAATTATTTACAAGATTTCATATTACGAAAGATAACTTATTACAGTCTTTAATGACAGTTCGGGGGAATCAAAGAGTGACTAGTCAAAATCCAGAAGCAACTTATGAAGCGTTAGAAAAATATGGCCGTGATTTAGTGGCAGAAGTGAGAGCAGGGAAAATTGATCCTGTTATTGGCCGGGATAGTGAAATTCGACGTGTCATTCGCATTCTTTCACGTAAAACGAAAAACAACCCTGTTTTAATTGGTGAGCCAGGTGTTGGTAAAACAGCAATCGTTGAAGGGTTAGCGCAGCGTATTGTGAAAAAAGATGTACCTGAAGGGCTAAAAGATAGAACGATCTTCGCGTTAGATATGAGTGCGCTCGTAGCTGGTGCGAAATTCCGTGGTGAGTTCGAAGAGCGTCTGCAAGCTGTATTAAATGAAATTAAAAAGAGTGAAGGGCGTATTTTATTATTTATTGATGAACTTCATACAATCGTTGGCGCCGGTAAAACAGAAGGTGCGATGGATGCAGGGAATATGTTAAAACCGATGCTTGCTCGCGGTGAACTACACTGTATTGGGGCGACGACATTAGATGAATATCGTAAATATATTGAGAAAGACCCGGCGTTAGAAAGACGTTTCCAACAAGTATTAGCAGAAGAACCAACTGTTGAAGATACAATTTCCATTTTACGTGGTTTAAAAGAGCGTTTTGAAATTTATCATGGTGTAAATATTCATGACCGCGCGATTGTAGCAGCATCAGTTTTATCAGATCGATATATTTCGGACCGTTTCTTACCAGATAAAGCAATTGATCTTGTCGATGAAGCGTGTGCAACAATTCGTACAGAAATCGATTCTATGCCGACAGAATTAGATGAAGTAACGCGTCGTATTATGCAGTTAGAAATTGAGGAAGCAGCTCTTGGAAAAGAAACAGATCGTGGTAGCCAAGAACGTCTTAAAACGTTGCAACGTGAACTATCAGATTTAAAAGAAGTTGCAAGTGGTATGAGAGCGAAATGGGAGAAAGAAAAAGAAGACATTCACAAAGTTCGTGACTTACGTGAACATTTAGAACGTCTGCGCCGTGAATTAGAAGAAGCAGAAGGTAATTACGATTTAAATAAAGCAGCCGAACTTCGTCACGGGAAAATTCCAGCAATTGAAAAAGAGTTAAAAGAAGCGGAAGAAATGGGCGCGCATAATAAACAAGAAAATCGTTTATTACGTGAGGAAGTAAGTGAAGAAGAAATTGCAGATATTGTTTCACGCTGGACTGGTATTCCTGTTGCTAAACTCGTTGAAGGTGAACGCGAGAAATTACTACGCTTAGAGCAAATCTTATCAGAGCGTGTCATCGGACAAGAGGAAGCAGTAAGCTTAGTATCAGACGCGGTTCTTCGTGCTCGCGCTGGTATTAAAGATCCGAACCGCCCGATTGGTTCCTTCATTTTCTTAGGCCCTACGGGTGTTGGTAAAACAGAACTTGCAAAAACGTTAGCGCAGTCTTTATTCGATAGTGAAGAGCAAATGATTCGTATTGATATGTCTGAGTATATGGAGAAACACGCAGTGTCACGCTTAATTGGTGCACCTCCTGGATATGTAGGATATGAAGAAGGCGGTCAATTAACAGAAGCGGTAAGACGTAAACCATATTCCGTTATTTTATTAGATGAAATTGAAAAAGCACATCCAGAAGTATTCAACATTTTATTACAAATGTTAGATGATGGACGCATTACAGATTCGCAAGGACGTACAGTGGACTTTAAAAACACAGTTATTATTATGACTTCAAATATTGGATCTGCTCATTTACTAGATGGATTAGAAGAAGATGGCTCGATTAAAGAGGAATCAAGAGACCTTGTAATGGGGCAATTAAGAGGACATTTCCGCCCTGAATTTTTAAACCGTGTTGATGAAATTATTTTATTTAAACCTCTTACAACGAATGAAATTAAAGGTATTGTTGATAAAATTGTAAAAGAATTACAAGGGCGTTTAGCTGACCGTCACATTACAGTAGAATTAACAGACGCAGCAAAAGAATTTGTTGTAGAAGCTGGCTTTGATCCGATGTATGGAGCTCGTCCATTAAAACGATACGTACAACGTCAAGTGGAAACGAAATTAGCGCGAGAATTAATTGCAGGAACAATTACTGACAATAGTCACGTAGTTGTCGATGTAGAAAATAACGAATTAGTTGTTCATGTGAAATAA
- a CDS encoding YjzD family protein — MRFIWALIWSFLLVHMMSYVIGSMTGGTYDFNQASIFSVVLAVLVLAISAAIPNEPVEQH; from the coding sequence ATGCGTTTCATTTGGGCATTAATTTGGTCGTTCTTACTTGTACATATGATGAGCTATGTAATCGGCTCTATGACTGGCGGTACATACGACTTTAACCAAGCGTCTATTTTCTCAGTTGTTCTTGCTGTATTAGTACTAGCGATTTCAGCTGCAATTCCAAACGAGCCAGTAGAACAACACTAA
- a CDS encoding NAD-dependent epimerase/dehydratase family protein, whose amino-acid sequence MFQGERVGGMERVLIIGALTFVGYHLVNKMIAEEVEVYGLDFDEFNSMTKINEEKLLLIGRNALFTYYSIRDEDGWRLVEEERFDTVYFCLYEPNQQCGFRNERVILQYLKRIIRMCEEQKLKLNLISSIEVGSTDESENKRIFLKVEEGLKKGDLQYSVFRVPTLYGPWQPSFMMYHQLILSELDEKECYYASEENGSDLLYVEDVCEYLWENGMNEQHLGIYNLLSGKKSLWKKGMNLLRADDKVNKNNNEVRDEAIEVISIKRNTPLEYGLNKQLAHMKKYKELYEG is encoded by the coding sequence TTGTTTCAAGGAGAAAGGGTTGGTGGTATGGAACGCGTGCTGATAATAGGTGCACTTACGTTTGTAGGTTATCACCTTGTGAATAAAATGATCGCAGAAGAAGTAGAAGTGTATGGTCTTGATTTTGATGAATTCAATAGTATGACCAAAATTAATGAAGAGAAGTTATTGTTAATTGGGCGAAATGCGTTATTTACGTATTATTCGATAAGAGATGAAGATGGATGGAGATTAGTAGAGGAAGAGAGATTCGATACTGTTTACTTTTGCTTATATGAGCCAAATCAGCAATGTGGATTTCGGAATGAAAGAGTCATATTACAATATTTAAAGCGAATTATAAGAATGTGTGAAGAACAAAAATTGAAGTTAAATTTAATTTCTTCTATTGAAGTAGGTAGTACAGATGAATCGGAAAATAAGCGCATATTTTTGAAAGTAGAAGAAGGATTGAAAAAAGGGGATTTACAATATAGTGTATTTCGAGTTCCTACATTATATGGACCGTGGCAACCGTCTTTTATGATGTATCATCAGCTCATTTTATCAGAACTGGATGAGAAAGAGTGCTATTATGCGAGTGAGGAAAACGGAAGTGATCTACTGTACGTGGAAGATGTATGTGAATACTTATGGGAAAATGGAATGAACGAGCAGCATCTCGGTATATACAATTTGCTTAGTGGTAAAAAGTCATTATGGAAAAAAGGTATGAACCTTTTACGCGCGGATGATAAAGTAAATAAAAATAATAACGAAGTAAGAGATGAGGCTATCGAGGTAATTTCGATAAAAAGAAATACTCCGTTAGAATACGGTTTAAATAAGCAACTGGCACACATGAAAAAATATAAAGAGTTATACGAAGGGTAG
- a CDS encoding ComZ family protein, which yields MNEKSMQFLQIAMKHLPEAKAILDDNGIALDMEKAQPVLELLMKVMNEAYELGKADQQ from the coding sequence ATGAACGAAAAAAGCATGCAGTTTTTACAAATCGCAATGAAGCATTTACCAGAAGCAAAGGCCATTTTAGATGATAATGGAATTGCGCTTGATATGGAGAAAGCACAACCAGTATTAGAGTTATTGATGAAAGTTATGAACGAAGCATATGAGCTTGGGAAAGCAGATCAACAATAA
- the fabH gene encoding beta-ketoacyl-ACP synthase III translates to MNVGILGIGRYVPEKVVTNHDLEKIMDTSDEWIRTRTGIAERRIADDTIDTSYMAVEAAKKALEDAGVSGEDIDLILVATVTPDRAFPAVACVIQEAIGAKHAAAMDVGAACAGFMYGMITAQQFIQTGTYKNVLVVGSDKLSKIVDWNDRNTAVLFGDGAGAIVMGAVSEGRGVLSFELGADGSGGKHLYQDEYVMMNGREVFKFAVRQLGESCLRVLDKAGLTKEDVDFLVPHQANIRIMESARERLNLPQEKMSMTIEKFGNTSASSIPIAMVEELQNGRIQDGDLIILVGFGGGLTWGAVALRWGK, encoded by the coding sequence GTGAACGTGGGCATTTTAGGGATCGGAAGATATGTGCCGGAAAAAGTAGTCACAAATCACGATTTAGAGAAGATAATGGATACATCCGATGAATGGATTCGTACGAGAACGGGAATTGCCGAAAGACGCATTGCCGATGATACAATAGATACTTCGTATATGGCAGTAGAGGCTGCTAAAAAAGCACTTGAAGATGCAGGGGTTAGCGGAGAAGATATCGATCTTATTTTGGTGGCGACAGTAACACCAGATCGTGCGTTTCCAGCAGTAGCTTGTGTCATTCAAGAAGCGATTGGAGCGAAACATGCAGCTGCAATGGATGTAGGTGCAGCATGTGCTGGTTTTATGTACGGAATGATTACAGCGCAGCAATTTATTCAAACGGGAACTTATAAAAATGTATTAGTAGTTGGTAGTGATAAACTATCTAAAATTGTAGACTGGAATGATCGAAATACAGCGGTACTATTTGGAGACGGAGCCGGTGCTATCGTAATGGGAGCTGTTTCAGAAGGAAGAGGCGTTCTATCTTTCGAATTAGGAGCAGACGGAAGTGGCGGTAAGCATCTTTATCAAGACGAGTATGTTATGATGAATGGCAGAGAAGTGTTTAAATTTGCCGTTCGTCAACTTGGTGAATCTTGTCTTCGCGTGCTGGATAAAGCTGGTCTTACGAAAGAGGATGTGGATTTCTTAGTACCGCATCAAGCGAACATTCGTATTATGGAATCTGCAAGAGAGAGATTAAATTTACCACAAGAAAAAATGAGTATGACAATTGAAAAGTTTGGTAATACATCAGCTTCTTCAATTCCAATTGCAATGGTAGAGGAATTGCAAAATGGACGTATTCAAGATGGTGATTTAATTATACTTGTTGGTTTTGGCGGCGGATTAACATGGGGAGCAGTTGCTCTTCGTTGGGGTAAATAA
- the fabF gene encoding beta-ketoacyl-ACP synthase II → MEKKRVVITGLGAVTPIGTDVETAWENIKKGVSGIGRLTRIDPELFPAKVAAEINDFEVEKYIDKKEARRMDRFTQYAVAAAKMAVADAKLEITEENGPRIGVWIGSGIGGMETYEEQFKIFTEKGPRRVSPFFVPMMIPDMAAGQVSIATGAKGINTCSVTACASGANSIGDAFKAIQRGDADAMITGGAEAPLTSMAFAGFSSAKALTFNEDPATACRPFDKNRSGFVMGEGSGILILEELEHALARGAHIYAEIAGYGATGDAFHITMPAPGGEGGVRAMRQALADAGLQPEDIDYINAHGTSTDANEKYETMAIKETFGEHAYKVAISSTKSMTGHLLGAAGAVEAIFSIKSITDGVIPPTINYETPDPECDLDYVPNQARQQEVNAVLSNSLGFGGHNAVLVFKSYK, encoded by the coding sequence ATGGAAAAAAAGAGGGTCGTAATTACAGGGCTAGGAGCTGTTACACCGATCGGTACAGATGTTGAAACAGCGTGGGAAAACATTAAAAAAGGTGTATCTGGAATCGGACGACTTACAAGAATTGATCCGGAACTATTTCCAGCAAAAGTAGCAGCAGAAATTAACGACTTTGAAGTCGAGAAATATATTGATAAAAAAGAAGCGCGCCGTATGGATCGCTTTACACAATATGCAGTAGCAGCAGCGAAAATGGCAGTTGCAGATGCAAAGCTTGAAATTACAGAAGAAAACGGACCTCGAATTGGTGTATGGATTGGATCTGGTATTGGCGGTATGGAGACATACGAAGAACAATTTAAGATTTTTACTGAGAAAGGTCCGCGCCGTGTGAGCCCATTCTTCGTGCCGATGATGATCCCAGATATGGCAGCAGGTCAAGTATCAATCGCAACAGGAGCGAAAGGAATTAACACTTGCTCTGTAACGGCTTGTGCATCTGGTGCAAACTCAATTGGTGATGCATTTAAAGCAATTCAGCGTGGTGATGCTGATGCAATGATAACAGGCGGAGCTGAAGCGCCGTTAACAAGTATGGCATTCGCAGGATTTAGCTCAGCGAAAGCATTAACATTTAATGAAGACCCAGCAACGGCTTGCCGTCCATTTGATAAAAACCGTAGCGGTTTCGTAATGGGTGAAGGTTCAGGTATTTTAATTCTTGAAGAATTAGAGCACGCATTAGCTCGTGGTGCTCACATTTATGCGGAAATCGCTGGTTACGGTGCAACTGGTGATGCATTCCATATTACAATGCCGGCTCCTGGTGGTGAAGGCGGCGTGCGTGCAATGCGTCAAGCTTTAGCAGATGCAGGTCTACAGCCAGAAGATATTGATTACATTAATGCGCACGGTACAAGTACGGATGCGAATGAAAAGTATGAAACGATGGCAATTAAAGAAACGTTCGGTGAGCACGCGTACAAAGTAGCAATTAGCTCAACGAAATCAATGACAGGTCACTTATTAGGAGCAGCTGGTGCTGTTGAAGCGATCTTCTCAATTAAATCAATTACAGACGGAGTAATCCCTCCAACAATTAACTATGAAACACCAGATCCAGAATGTGACTTAGATTACGTACCGAATCAAGCGAGACAACAAGAAGTAAATGCAGTATTAAGTAACTCACTAGGATTCGGTGGTCATAACGCAGTATTAGTATTTAAATCGTATAAATAA